The segment TTTAGTTGCTCGTAATATTGCTGAGCAATTAGAACAACGTGCATCATTTAGAACTGCTCAAAAACGTACAATTCAACGTACAATGCGTGCAGGTGCTAAAGGAATCAAAACAGCCGTTTCAGGCCGTTTAGGTGGAGCAGATATGGCTCGTACAGAAGGATATTCAGAGGGAATCGTTCCTCTACATACACTTCGTTCAGACATTGACTACGCACACTATGAAGCTAATACTCAATTTGGTATCTTAGGTGTTAAAGTATGGATCTGCCGCGGAGAAGTATTACCAGGTCAAAAGGTTCAAGAACCTGAAGCACCTAAGGGTGGTAAGTTTGATCGTCCACGTCGTCGTAACGACCGTCGTCCAAACAACAACCCACGTAATGCTAAACCAGTAGCTTCAGCTGCATCAAAAGACGAGCAAGGAGGTAACTAGTTATGTTAATGCCAAAACGTACAAAATATAGAAAACCACATCGTCTTTCATACGAGGGACGTTCAAAAGCTGGACGTACAGTTGCTTTTGGAGAATACGGTTTGGTTGCTGAATCAGGAAACTATGTAAGTAACCGTCAAATCGAATCTGCTCGTATTGCAATGACTCGTTATATGAAACGTGGTGGGAAAGTTTGGATTAAAATCTTCCCTCACTTAGCAATCACTAAAAAACCATTAGAAGTTCGAATGGGTTCTGGTAAAGGTGCACCTGAAGGTTGGGTAGCCGTTGTTAAACCAGGTCGAGTAATGTTTGAAATCGCTGGAGTATCTGAAGAAGTAGCACGCGAAGCGTTCCGCTTAGCTTCACACAAACTAGCAGTTAAAACTCGATTTGTTAAAAAGGGAGAGGAGGAACAAGTATGACAACAGTAAAAGAAATCCGTGAAAAAAATGACGCTGATTTATTAGTTGAAATTGATGCTTTAAAGGAAGAGTTATTTGATTTACGTTTCCAACAAGCAATTGGTCAACTTGAAAATCCTGCTCGATTAAGAGAAATCCGTAAAACGATTGCTCGGATTAAGACAGTGATCACTGAGCGCGAGCTTAGTGACAATAAGTAGGAGGTCACAACGCGATGGAAAGAAACAAGCGCAAAGTTTACCGTGGTACTGTTGTATCTGATGCAATGGATAAAACGGTAGTAGTAGAAGTAAAAACGTCAAAACGTCATCCATTGTATGGAAAACGTGTAAACTATTCAAAAAAATTCAAGGCTCATGATGAAA is part of the Erysipelothrix piscisicarius genome and harbors:
- the rplP gene encoding 50S ribosomal protein L16 yields the protein MLMPKRTKYRKPHRLSYEGRSKAGRTVAFGEYGLVAESGNYVSNRQIESARIAMTRYMKRGGKVWIKIFPHLAITKKPLEVRMGSGKGAPEGWVAVVKPGRVMFEIAGVSEEVAREAFRLASHKLAVKTRFVKKGEEEQV
- the rpmC gene encoding 50S ribosomal protein L29 — encoded protein: MTTVKEIREKNDADLLVEIDALKEELFDLRFQQAIGQLENPARLREIRKTIARIKTVITERELSDNK
- the rpsQ gene encoding 30S ribosomal protein S17, translating into MERNKRKVYRGTVVSDAMDKTVVVEVKTSKRHPLYGKRVNYSKKFKAHDETNEIKVGDIVEIMETRPLSATKFCRVTKLVEKAEVL
- the rpsC gene encoding 30S ribosomal protein S3; protein product: MGQKVHPIGMRVGVIRDWESRWYAEKDFANLLHEDKLIRDYIFKNLKDAYVSRVEIERSKNRVDIIIRTARPGVVIGVNGANIEKVKKDIAKISEGNTVNIKVLEVANPDLDAHLVARNIAEQLEQRASFRTAQKRTIQRTMRAGAKGIKTAVSGRLGGADMARTEGYSEGIVPLHTLRSDIDYAHYEANTQFGILGVKVWICRGEVLPGQKVQEPEAPKGGKFDRPRRRNDRRPNNNPRNAKPVASAASKDEQGGN